In one window of Rhodanobacter sp. FDAARGOS 1247 DNA:
- a CDS encoding phosphotransferase, whose product MLPKSDWEELIPHAGTMCLLDAVLAWDARTIHATSAGHARVDNPLRGEHGLHAVHLAEYGAQAMAVHGALLARARGDEQVRPGMLVSLRDVQLFDEYVDQLDGHLDVHAECLYADDGGAQYAFRVEHRGRMLAHGRAAVIHPSIAPSIADAGAAGPPA is encoded by the coding sequence ATGCTGCCGAAGAGTGATTGGGAAGAACTGATTCCCCATGCAGGCACGATGTGCCTGCTCGACGCCGTGCTCGCGTGGGACGCACGCACGATCCACGCGACCAGCGCCGGTCATGCGCGCGTCGACAATCCGCTGCGCGGCGAACACGGCCTGCACGCGGTGCACCTGGCCGAATACGGCGCGCAGGCGATGGCCGTGCACGGCGCGCTGCTGGCGCGCGCGCGCGGCGACGAACAGGTGCGGCCGGGCATGCTGGTCAGCCTGCGCGACGTGCAGTTGTTCGACGAGTACGTCGATCAGCTGGACGGTCATCTGGACGTCCATGCCGAATGCCTCTACGCGGACGACGGCGGTGCGCAGTATGCGTTCCGTGTCGAACACCGCGGTCGCATGCTGGCCCATGGGCGCGCGGCCGTCATCCATCCATCGATCGCGCCGTCGATCGCGGATGCGGGAGCCGCCGGCCCGCCGGCGTGA
- a CDS encoding MMPL family transporter, whose amino-acid sequence MRRGARATLLVVWLLALAALGWMVAQRLKISTDLRSFMPAPTTPDQRLLMEQVGEGPGSRLLLLSISGAPDEKLAALSQGLLAALKKDPRYSQVVNGGFDLGALDSSLLPYRFLLSPTLDTQPLDEAYLADQLQQRLDDLSSPAASLLKGLLPRDPTLEVLKLAELWAPAKSPEVREGVWFSPQDEALLLVQTVAAGFDPGAQEQSIDGIRQAFAALPGSAAAKLDLSGPGYFSVVVGAQTRHQADWIGRISTVGFIALLLLAYRSFSSLLLGALPIASAALAGIAALTLAFPDVHGITLAFGFTLLGVAQEYPIRVLSHRRAGEDAVQSVRALWPLLLTAIASACIAYLAFYASGVNGLKQLAVFTIVGLLVAGFSTRYLLPHLLPRRVRDVAGMAWLARARRFVDQLPRPRWIPLLVAVAIVAMLALARGSFWQNNLAALTPLPQDLLQHDARLREALGAPDVRYLLVLQAPTEQGVLALSERLQPQVDALVAKHAADALELPSRYLPSIAVQRERQAKLPDRATLQHALDEALHGLPFRADLFQPFVDDVETARSLPPLTPERYAQTPLGQRLAAMLVERDGHWLGLGTVSGVHDVAALQSLGAGSHGSVRLLDLKAASESLVVDYRTRILQALLAASLLLVLTISFALRSVRRAWHVLAPMTLATFLVLAVERVIGIEISLFHLVALILAGGLGLHYALFFERDTGDPAEQRRTLHATIVCVLSALLVFGMLAWATIPVLRAIGLTVSLGVAFHFCLSILMAPHAAEE is encoded by the coding sequence ATGCGCCGGGGTGCCCGTGCGACCTTGCTGGTCGTGTGGTTGCTGGCGCTGGCCGCGCTGGGCTGGATGGTGGCGCAGCGGCTGAAGATCAGCACCGACCTGCGCAGCTTCATGCCTGCGCCGACCACGCCCGACCAGCGCCTGCTGATGGAGCAGGTCGGCGAGGGCCCGGGTTCGCGATTGCTGCTGCTGTCGATCAGCGGCGCCCCCGACGAGAAGCTGGCCGCGTTGAGCCAGGGTCTGCTCGCTGCGCTGAAGAAGGACCCGCGCTACAGCCAGGTGGTCAACGGCGGATTCGATCTCGGCGCGCTGGACAGCAGCCTGTTGCCGTACCGCTTCCTGCTCTCGCCCACGCTGGACACGCAGCCGCTGGACGAGGCCTACCTGGCCGATCAGCTGCAACAGCGCCTGGACGATCTGTCCTCGCCCGCCGCCAGCTTGCTGAAGGGCCTGCTGCCCCGCGATCCCACGCTGGAAGTGCTGAAGCTGGCCGAGTTGTGGGCACCGGCGAAGTCGCCCGAAGTGCGCGAAGGCGTGTGGTTCTCGCCGCAGGACGAGGCGCTGCTGCTGGTGCAGACAGTGGCCGCGGGCTTCGATCCGGGTGCACAGGAACAATCCATCGACGGCATCCGCCAGGCCTTCGCCGCGTTGCCGGGCAGCGCGGCGGCGAAGCTCGATCTCAGCGGTCCGGGCTATTTCAGCGTGGTCGTCGGCGCGCAGACGCGGCACCAGGCCGACTGGATCGGACGCATCTCCACCGTGGGTTTCATCGCGCTGCTGCTGCTGGCCTATCGCAGTTTCAGTTCGCTGCTGCTGGGCGCGCTGCCGATCGCCAGTGCGGCGCTAGCCGGCATCGCGGCGCTGACCCTGGCGTTTCCCGACGTGCACGGCATCACCTTGGCGTTCGGCTTCACCCTGCTCGGCGTGGCGCAGGAGTACCCGATCCGCGTGCTCAGCCATCGCCGCGCCGGCGAGGATGCGGTGCAGAGCGTGCGCGCGTTGTGGCCGCTGCTGCTCACCGCGATTGCGTCGGCATGCATCGCCTACCTCGCGTTCTACGCGTCCGGCGTGAACGGCCTGAAACAGCTGGCGGTGTTCACCATCGTCGGCCTGCTGGTGGCCGGCTTCAGCACGCGCTACCTGCTGCCGCACCTGCTGCCTCGGCGCGTCCGCGACGTGGCCGGCATGGCCTGGCTGGCGCGGGCGCGGCGCTTCGTCGACCAGCTGCCACGGCCGCGCTGGATTCCGCTGCTGGTCGCCGTCGCGATCGTGGCGATGCTGGCCCTGGCGCGCGGTTCGTTCTGGCAGAACAACCTGGCTGCGCTGACCCCGCTGCCGCAGGACCTGCTGCAGCACGACGCACGCCTGCGCGAGGCGCTGGGCGCGCCCGACGTGCGCTACCTGCTGGTGCTGCAGGCGCCGACCGAGCAGGGCGTGCTGGCGTTGTCGGAGCGGTTGCAGCCCCAAGTCGATGCGCTGGTGGCAAAGCACGCCGCCGATGCGCTGGAACTGCCGTCGCGTTACCTGCCCAGCATCGCGGTGCAACGCGAGCGGCAGGCGAAGCTGCCTGATCGCGCCACGCTGCAGCATGCACTGGATGAAGCGCTGCATGGCCTGCCTTTCCGCGCCGACCTGTTCCAGCCCTTCGTCGACGACGTGGAAACCGCACGCAGCCTGCCGCCGCTGACGCCCGAGCGCTACGCGCAGACCCCGCTGGGCCAGCGCCTGGCCGCGATGCTGGTCGAGCGCGACGGTCACTGGCTGGGCCTGGGCACGGTCAGCGGCGTGCACGACGTGGCCGCGCTGCAGTCGCTGGGCGCCGGCAGCCACGGCAGCGTGCGCCTGCTGGATCTGAAGGCCGCCTCCGAATCGCTGGTGGTGGATTACCGCACGCGCATCCTGCAGGCACTGCTGGCGGCCAGCCTGCTGCTGGTGCTGACGATCAGCTTCGCGCTGCGCAGCGTGCGCCGCGCCTGGCATGTGCTGGCGCCGATGACCCTGGCCACCTTCCTGGTGCTGGCGGTGGAGCGGGTGATCGGCATCGAGATCTCGCTGTTCCACCTGGTGGCGCTGATCCTGGCCGGCGGGCTGGGCTTGCACTACGCGCTGTTCTTCGAACGCGACACCGGCGACCCCGCCGAACAGCGGCGCACCCTGCACGCCACCATCGTCTGCGTGCTGTCCGCGCTGCTGGTGTTCGGCATGCTGGCGTGGGCCACGATCCCGGTGCTGCGCGCGATCGGCCTCACCGTGAGCCTGGGCGTGGCCTTCCACTTCTGCCTGTCGATCCTGATGGCGCCGCATGCTGCCGAAGAGTGA
- a CDS encoding LolA-related protein: MISGKTHLLLPSLLLTLCASASASEPAPASSPAHALIAALGQPAPAHTAFAEARFLQVLQQPLVVSGELSWLGGDQLQRRVDQPQRETSTIADGEVTQQREGRSARHFSLKRAPQLQVLLDSFVALLSGDAARLQKSFEITQTGKADGAWTLTLVPRDARVAKTVASIRIDGVGKQSRCMHMQEADGDLAVDLLGPLAAKMPADPTREALQALCQGAP; encoded by the coding sequence ATGATTTCTGGCAAGACGCACCTCCTGCTGCCGAGCCTGCTGCTGACGCTGTGCGCGAGCGCGTCGGCGTCTGAGCCGGCGCCAGCGTCTTCCCCGGCGCATGCGCTGATCGCCGCGCTGGGCCAGCCGGCGCCCGCGCATACGGCGTTCGCCGAGGCGCGCTTCCTGCAGGTGTTGCAGCAGCCGCTGGTGGTGTCCGGCGAGTTGTCGTGGCTGGGTGGCGACCAGTTGCAGCGGCGCGTCGACCAGCCGCAACGGGAGACTTCCACCATCGCCGACGGCGAGGTCACCCAGCAGCGCGAGGGCAGGAGTGCGCGGCACTTTTCGCTGAAGCGCGCGCCGCAGCTGCAAGTGTTGCTGGACAGCTTCGTGGCCCTGCTCAGCGGCGACGCGGCGCGTCTGCAGAAGTCGTTCGAAATCACCCAGACGGGGAAGGCCGACGGCGCCTGGACGCTGACCCTGGTGCCGCGCGACGCGCGCGTGGCGAAGACCGTGGCCAGCATCCGCATCGACGGCGTCGGCAAGCAGTCGCGCTGCATGCACATGCAGGAAGCCGACGGTGATCTTGCCGTCGACCTGCTCGGTCCGCTGGCCGCGAAGATGCCCGCCGATCCGACCCGCGAGGCGCTGCAGGCGCTGTGCCAGGGCGCGCCCTGA
- a CDS encoding acyltransferase, whose product MSTNEHWQSRPEGGGRFAIWLIRSIALYGGRRLGRLCLYPITLYFYLRRGPERLASRQYLERALGGPVSSWQVLKHIHCFAATILDRIFLLAHGEQPFEIETEGLELLDERYARGHGVLLFGSHQGSFEALRAVGARRPGMPLRVVLDKQKTPAMTELLEELAPEVGKCVIDAAQDGTSIALAMAEACRSGALVAMLADRGRGHEVLRRTEFLGSSAPFPISPWLLAHTLQVPVVLCFGLYLGGNRYRLVFEPFSERVEIPRHDRGPALDALIARYAKRLEHYIHVAPYNWFNFYDFWQDAPPAAEPAADAVRERVGV is encoded by the coding sequence ATGAGCACCAACGAACACTGGCAAAGCCGGCCCGAGGGCGGCGGCCGCTTTGCGATCTGGCTGATCCGCAGCATCGCGCTGTACGGCGGCCGCCGGCTGGGTCGGTTGTGCCTGTATCCGATCACGCTGTATTTCTACCTGCGTCGCGGACCCGAGCGGCTGGCCTCGCGGCAGTACCTGGAGCGCGCGCTGGGCGGCCCGGTGTCGTCATGGCAGGTGCTGAAACACATCCATTGCTTCGCCGCCACGATCCTGGACCGGATCTTCCTGCTCGCGCATGGCGAGCAGCCGTTCGAGATCGAGACCGAAGGCCTGGAGCTGCTCGACGAGCGCTACGCGCGCGGTCATGGCGTGCTGCTGTTCGGTTCGCACCAGGGCAGTTTCGAAGCCCTGCGCGCGGTGGGTGCGCGCAGGCCCGGGATGCCGTTGCGGGTGGTGCTGGACAAGCAGAAGACGCCGGCGATGACCGAGCTGCTGGAAGAGCTGGCGCCGGAAGTGGGCAAGTGCGTGATCGATGCGGCGCAGGATGGCACCAGCATCGCGCTGGCGATGGCCGAAGCCTGCCGCAGCGGTGCGCTGGTGGCGATGCTGGCCGATCGCGGTCGCGGCCATGAGGTGCTGCGTCGTACCGAGTTCCTCGGCTCGTCGGCGCCGTTCCCGATCAGCCCGTGGCTGCTGGCGCATACGCTGCAGGTGCCGGTGGTACTGTGCTTTGGCCTGTATCTGGGCGGCAACCGCTATCGGCTGGTGTTCGAGCCATTCAGCGAACGGGTGGAGATTCCGCGGCATGATCGGGGCCCGGCGCTCGATGCGCTGATTGCCCGCTACGCGAAACGACTGGAACACTACATTCACGTCGCTCCCTACAACTGGTTCAATTTCTATGATTTCTGGCAAGACGCACCTCCTGCTGCCGAGCCTGCTGCTGACGCTGTGCGCGAGCGCGTCGGCGTCTGA
- a CDS encoding hydroxymyristoyl-ACP dehydratase gives MSGRFEQPVRIDAGHPALPGHFPGHPLVPGVVLLEQVALALGRWRGQRLARVLEAKFVAPLLPDETATLCLTGAAPEGSRARFEIRRDGCLLARGVVEGSA, from the coding sequence ATGAGCGGGCGCTTCGAACAGCCTGTGCGCATCGACGCCGGGCATCCGGCATTGCCGGGGCACTTCCCCGGCCATCCGCTGGTTCCCGGCGTGGTCTTGCTGGAACAGGTCGCGCTGGCGCTGGGGCGCTGGCGCGGGCAGCGTCTGGCGCGGGTGCTCGAGGCGAAATTCGTGGCACCGTTGCTGCCCGATGAAACGGCCACGCTGTGTCTGACCGGGGCCGCGCCGGAAGGCTCGCGGGCCCGTTTCGAAATCCGTCGCGACGGTTGCTTGCTGGCGCGCGGCGTGGTCGAGGGATCTGCATGA
- a CDS encoding xanthomonadin biosynthesis protein has protein sequence MTASSPSPDHARRLALCLLPAYPLLAIAGALSHRQIFALLALALLLTVLLLPAMLARRGVAWLSWCAVLGGLLLVWMRGFAGLLLEAVPVLINVLLAIWFGRTLATTEPLVERFIIAIEGAERLQQPGVAAYARQLTWFWTLLLGAQALLLTVLLLCADHGGLLQRFGVASPLQVPERWAAAWLHLGCYALLGVAFLLEYLYRRWRLRHLSHPGLHDMMLQLALHWPQLVRGKRVMPS, from the coding sequence ATGACGGCATCCTCTCCATCGCCCGACCATGCGCGGCGTCTTGCGCTGTGCCTGCTGCCGGCGTATCCCCTGCTGGCGATCGCCGGTGCGCTGAGCCATCGACAGATTTTCGCGCTGCTGGCGCTGGCGCTGCTGCTTACCGTCCTGCTGCTGCCAGCCATGCTGGCGCGACGAGGGGTGGCATGGCTGTCGTGGTGCGCCGTGCTGGGCGGCTTGCTGCTGGTCTGGATGCGCGGATTCGCCGGCCTGCTGCTGGAAGCGGTGCCGGTGCTGATCAATGTGCTGCTGGCGATCTGGTTCGGCCGTACCCTGGCCACCACCGAGCCGCTGGTGGAACGCTTCATCATCGCCATCGAAGGGGCCGAGCGGTTGCAGCAGCCGGGTGTCGCGGCCTATGCGCGACAGCTCACCTGGTTCTGGACCCTGTTGCTCGGCGCGCAGGCGCTGCTGCTGACCGTGCTGTTGCTGTGTGCCGATCACGGCGGCCTGCTGCAGCGCTTCGGCGTCGCCTCGCCGCTGCAGGTGCCCGAGCGCTGGGCGGCCGCATGGCTGCACCTGGGTTGCTACGCGCTGCTGGGCGTGGCGTTCCTGCTGGAGTATCTCTACCGGCGCTGGCGCCTGCGCCACCTCAGTCATCCGGGCCTGCACGACATGATGCTGCAACTGGCGCTGCACTGGCCGCAACTGGTGCGCGGCAAGCGGGTGATGCCGTCATGA
- a CDS encoding phosphopantetheine-binding protein: MAEQTAAQHELATLVVECLNLESVTAEQIEPDAPLFGGELGLDSIDALEIALAVSKHYGFQLRSDNPENRQIFTSLRSLSDHVEQHRAG; encoded by the coding sequence ATGGCAGAGCAGACCGCAGCGCAACACGAATTGGCCACCCTGGTGGTGGAATGCCTGAACCTCGAGTCCGTCACGGCGGAGCAGATCGAGCCGGATGCACCGCTGTTCGGCGGCGAACTGGGGCTGGATTCGATCGACGCGCTGGAGATCGCCCTGGCCGTGTCCAAGCACTACGGTTTTCAGTTGCGCTCGGACAACCCGGAGAACCGGCAGATCTTCACCAGCCTGCGCAGCCTGTCCGACCACGTCGAGCAGCATCGCGCCGGCTGA
- a CDS encoding pteridine-dependent deoxygenase, translated as MVQGSENPQIDSLARRAPRVSYRMAEPAAVLAEPGTLAVFGFGEHAPRSGDPRYLQVPLEAFDGPAPLELWQVDAPVSSGREGALHWAAGGGWLFASIELDEREHGGATATAELAYRQLHQLVAARAEHHVQRVWNYLGAINHGDGDAEHYKHFCDGRASGMGDFFSEGFPAATAIGHHGDAHRLQVYLLACDRPGQKVENPRQVSAWRYPRQYGRTPPSFARAMSLPAGDVLAISGTAAVVGHASAHQHDLDAQLAETMVNLDALLANAGMAGGFDSHSPLKAYVRHRGDAARVREFLGSRLPGVPVLLLHGDICRSELLFEIDGWRYV; from the coding sequence ATGGTTCAGGGAAGTGAAAACCCGCAAATCGACTCGCTGGCGCGCCGCGCGCCGCGGGTTTCCTATCGCATGGCCGAACCCGCCGCGGTGCTTGCCGAACCCGGCACGCTGGCGGTGTTCGGCTTCGGCGAACACGCCCCGCGCAGCGGGGATCCGCGTTATCTGCAGGTACCGCTGGAAGCGTTCGATGGCCCGGCACCGCTGGAGCTGTGGCAGGTCGATGCGCCGGTGAGCAGCGGTCGCGAGGGTGCGCTGCACTGGGCGGCCGGCGGTGGCTGGCTGTTTGCCTCGATCGAGCTGGACGAGCGCGAGCATGGCGGCGCCACGGCCACCGCGGAGCTGGCCTATCGGCAGCTGCACCAGCTGGTAGCCGCGCGGGCGGAGCATCACGTGCAGCGCGTGTGGAACTACCTCGGGGCCATCAACCACGGTGATGGCGACGCCGAGCACTACAAGCACTTCTGCGATGGCCGCGCCAGCGGCATGGGCGATTTCTTCAGCGAAGGTTTTCCGGCCGCCACCGCGATCGGTCACCACGGCGACGCGCATCGCTTGCAGGTCTACCTGCTGGCCTGCGACCGCCCCGGCCAGAAAGTCGAGAACCCGCGCCAGGTCAGCGCCTGGCGCTACCCCCGCCAGTACGGTCGGACCCCGCCCAGTTTCGCCCGCGCGATGAGCCTGCCGGCCGGTGATGTGCTGGCCATTTCCGGCACGGCCGCCGTGGTCGGCCATGCGTCGGCGCACCAGCACGACCTGGACGCCCAGCTCGCCGAAACCATGGTCAATCTGGACGCCTTGCTGGCCAATGCCGGCATGGCCGGCGGATTCGACAGCCACTCGCCGCTGAAGGCGTATGTTCGCCATCGCGGCGACGCCGCCCGCGTGCGCGAGTTTCTCGGCAGCCGGCTGCCCGGCGTGCCGGTGCTGCTGTTGCACGGCGACATCTGCCGCAGCGAACTGCTGTTCGAGATCGACGGCTGGCGGTACGTCTGA